One window of Novosphingobium sp. P6W genomic DNA carries:
- a CDS encoding DUF983 domain-containing protein → MIPATFGQALLRGVRARCPRCKQGGLFRKWLKPREHCPVCVLDLTPQRADDFPAYIAMIVTGHLMAPLIIMLSLDFELGPVAMMAILVPLALAMMLGMLQPAKGGVIALQWWFGMHGFVKERLPEDTPES, encoded by the coding sequence ATGATACCTGCCACTTTCGGACAAGCCCTTCTGCGCGGCGTTCGCGCCCGCTGCCCGCGCTGCAAGCAGGGAGGGCTATTTCGCAAGTGGCTCAAGCCGCGCGAGCATTGCCCGGTCTGCGTGCTGGACCTGACACCGCAGCGCGCGGACGACTTTCCCGCCTACATCGCCATGATCGTTACCGGGCACCTGATGGCGCCTCTGATTATCATGCTCTCGCTCGATTTCGAACTGGGGCCGGTGGCAATGATGGCGATCCTGGTGCCGTTGGCGCTGGCGATGATGCTGGGCATGCTGCAACCGGCCAAGGGCGGCGTCATCGCCCTGCAGTGGTGGTTCGGCATGCATGGCTTCGTCAAGGAGCGGCTGCCCGAGGACACTCCCGAATCATGA
- a CDS encoding GGDEF domain-containing protein yields MRFYKATAFLFPRSYERRVLFFCFGAVHIPLVACIVLQAVTGHWQLPTLLTLLAATLVGTGLGLAAINALLAPIGEATAMLAAIQNGERIVVVPAGGEDLVGRLLTGVTTAANETAARIEQLVDAAERDPLTGIRNRRGFLDSAEQVLRGRSNAVFAIIDIDHFKSINDQYGHDTGDQLLKSLARRIEDYLRRSDICARWGGEEFAVLLPDTTLDEARLVMERLRATVALDTGLGVEDRAVTFSCGLAPVRTFAQLGDATKQADAALYAAKNAGRNQVHVTGS; encoded by the coding sequence ATGCGCTTCTACAAGGCCACGGCATTTCTCTTCCCCCGCAGTTATGAGCGGCGGGTCCTGTTCTTCTGCTTTGGTGCAGTCCACATCCCCTTGGTCGCCTGTATCGTCCTTCAGGCCGTGACCGGGCACTGGCAGCTGCCCACGTTGCTGACGCTGCTGGCCGCCACATTGGTAGGCACGGGCCTCGGCCTTGCTGCGATCAACGCGCTTCTGGCTCCGATCGGCGAGGCTACGGCCATGCTCGCAGCGATCCAGAACGGCGAGCGCATCGTTGTCGTCCCCGCAGGCGGCGAGGATCTTGTCGGCAGGCTGCTCACCGGTGTGACCACTGCCGCCAACGAGACTGCCGCGCGGATCGAACAACTGGTCGATGCGGCCGAACGCGATCCGCTGACCGGCATCCGCAATCGCCGCGGTTTCCTCGATTCGGCGGAGCAGGTCCTGCGTGGCAGGAGTAACGCGGTCTTTGCCATCATCGACATCGATCACTTCAAGTCGATCAACGATCAGTACGGCCACGACACCGGCGACCAGCTGCTCAAGTCGCTCGCCCGCAGGATCGAGGATTACCTGCGCCGCAGCGATATCTGCGCGCGCTGGGGCGGCGAGGAATTCGCGGTGCTGCTGCCCGACACCACGCTCGACGAAGCGCGGTTGGTCATGGAGCGCCTGCGCGCCACCGTCGCGCTCGACACCGGGCTGGGCGTCGAGGACCGGGCCGTGACATTTTCCTGCGGCCTCGCGCCGGTGCGTACGTTCGCGCAGCTGGGCGATGCCACAAAACAGGCCGATGCAGCGCTCTATGCCGCCAAGAACGCGGGCCGCAACCAGGTTCACGTCACCGGATCCTGA
- a CDS encoding HesA/MoeB/ThiF family protein: MSLTTDRLARFARHIVLPEVGGTGQVALSDAHVVLVGCGGIGSPSLQYLAAAGIGRLTLVDDDVIDISNLQRQTIYTPSDVGRPKAETAAEWVRRFDLGLKVEPVIARMGTINAHEILSGADLVLDGCDNFATRLLVSDTCVELGIPLTSAAIGRFQGQVANFAGHLPDQACYRCFVGDAFDAVDCDTCAADGVLGAMVGMVGTFAAMQAMRVLLAGHAAFGEPQFGTLHLIDGMASSMRPLKIAKDPACKACG, encoded by the coding sequence ATGAGCCTTACGACCGACCGTCTGGCGCGATTCGCCCGGCATATCGTGCTGCCCGAAGTGGGCGGTACAGGGCAGGTCGCGTTGTCGGACGCGCATGTGGTGCTTGTCGGCTGCGGCGGGATAGGCAGTCCTTCCCTGCAATACCTCGCTGCAGCCGGCATAGGCCGACTGACTCTGGTGGACGATGACGTCATCGACATCAGCAACCTTCAGCGCCAGACGATTTATACGCCATCGGATGTCGGCAGGCCCAAGGCGGAAACGGCAGCCGAATGGGTGCGGCGTTTTGATCTTGGCCTGAAGGTTGAACCCGTGATCGCGCGGATGGGGACTATCAACGCGCACGAGATTCTTTCCGGCGCTGACCTGGTACTGGACGGCTGTGACAACTTCGCGACTCGGCTGCTCGTGTCAGATACCTGTGTGGAACTGGGCATCCCGCTGACCAGTGCGGCGATCGGTCGGTTTCAGGGGCAGGTGGCGAATTTCGCCGGGCACTTGCCGGATCAGGCCTGCTACCGCTGCTTTGTGGGCGATGCCTTTGACGCGGTGGACTGCGACACCTGCGCTGCCGACGGGGTATTGGGCGCGATGGTCGGCATGGTCGGCACGTTCGCGGCAATGCAGGCGATGCGGGTGTTGCTGGCCGGCCATGCGGCTTTCGGCGAGCCGCAGTTCGGTACGCTGCACCTCATCGACGGGATGGCGTCCTCGATGCGTCCGCTGAAGATCGCCAAGGACCCGGCCTGCAAGGCTTGTGGCTGA
- the dnaA gene encoding chromosomal replication initiator protein DnaA — MNRKSKVVRVAVEEDQEAVNLAADWADISQGLRKDLGHQAHSQWIKPIQPGTYCGETGTLDLYLPTEFSANWVTDRFADRLSLAWKIARPDVRHVRILVHPGRRQLPELRLGNGGRPSSAPANDSAIGSSDPLAAALAGEAFASLGQGPAGIDASQTFTSFVTGTSNVLACNAAQRMSATETPQFSPLYLKAATGQGKTHLLHAIGHAYLASHPHARIFYCSAERFMVEFVQALRQNQMIEFKSRLRGFDLLLVDDIQFIIGKASAQEELLYTIDALLQEGKRLVFAADRAPQALDGVEPRLLSRLSMGLVADILPADIELRRSILESRLTRFASVQVPADVIEFLARTINRNVRELVGGLNKLIAYAQLTGQAVSLQLAEEQLTDILSANRRRITIDEIQRTVCQFYRIDRTEMSSKRRARAVVRPRQVAMYLAKVLTPRSYPEIGRKFGGRDHSTVIHAVRLIEELRTRDADMDGDVRSLLRQLES, encoded by the coding sequence GTGAACAGGAAGTCCAAGGTGGTGCGAGTGGCGGTCGAAGAAGATCAGGAGGCCGTTAATCTGGCGGCAGACTGGGCTGACATCAGCCAGGGCCTGCGCAAGGACCTCGGCCATCAGGCCCATAGCCAGTGGATCAAGCCGATCCAGCCCGGTACCTACTGCGGGGAAACCGGCACGCTTGATCTGTACCTGCCGACGGAATTCTCGGCCAACTGGGTAACGGATCGATTCGCCGACCGGCTGTCGCTGGCATGGAAGATCGCCCGTCCCGACGTGCGCCATGTGCGCATCCTGGTCCATCCGGGGCGCCGCCAGTTGCCCGAATTGCGTCTGGGCAATGGCGGGCGTCCGTCGAGCGCCCCGGCCAACGATTCGGCCATCGGTTCCTCGGACCCGCTCGCCGCCGCGCTGGCGGGTGAAGCCTTCGCCTCGCTGGGCCAGGGCCCTGCCGGCATCGACGCTTCGCAGACCTTCACCAGCTTCGTGACCGGCACGTCCAACGTGCTGGCCTGCAATGCCGCGCAGCGCATGTCGGCCACGGAAACGCCGCAGTTCTCGCCGCTCTACCTCAAGGCCGCCACCGGCCAGGGCAAGACGCACCTGCTGCACGCGATCGGCCACGCCTATCTGGCCAGCCACCCGCATGCCCGTATCTTCTACTGCTCGGCCGAGCGCTTCATGGTCGAGTTCGTCCAGGCACTGCGCCAGAACCAGATGATCGAGTTCAAGTCGCGCCTGCGCGGTTTCGACCTGCTGCTGGTGGACGACATCCAGTTCATCATCGGCAAGGCTTCGGCGCAGGAAGAACTGCTCTACACGATCGATGCCCTGCTGCAGGAAGGCAAGCGTCTGGTCTTCGCCGCCGACCGTGCCCCCCAGGCGCTCGACGGCGTGGAACCGCGCCTGCTCTCGCGCCTGTCGATGGGCCTCGTCGCCGATATCCTGCCGGCAGATATCGAACTGCGCCGCTCGATCCTGGAAAGCCGCCTTACGCGCTTCGCCTCGGTCCAGGTGCCTGCCGACGTCATCGAATTTCTGGCCCGGACCATCAATCGCAACGTGCGTGAACTGGTCGGCGGTCTCAACAAGCTGATCGCATATGCCCAGCTGACCGGCCAGGCCGTGTCGCTCCAGCTGGCAGAAGAACAGCTTACCGACATCCTCTCGGCCAACCGCCGCCGCATCACGATCGACGAGATCCAGCGCACGGTCTGCCAGTTCTACCGCATCGATCGCACCGAGATGAGTTCGAAGCGCCGCGCCCGCGCCGTAGTGCGCCCGCGTCAGGTCGCGATGTATCTCGCCAAGGTGCTGACCCCGCGCTCATACCCCGAGATCGGCCGCAAGTTCGGCGGACGTGACCACTCGACGGTGATCCATGCGGTTCGTCTGATCGAGGAACTGCGCACCCGCGACGCGGACATGGACGGCGACGTGCGTTCGCTTCTGCGCCAGCTGGAAAGCTGA
- the rpsT gene encoding 30S ribosomal protein S20 yields MANTPQARKRIRRNDRRAEINTNRVSRIRSFVKKVEAALEGGDKTAAADALKAAQPELARGVARGVLHKNTASRKLSRLTKRVAAL; encoded by the coding sequence ATGGCCAATACGCCGCAAGCCCGCAAGCGCATCCGTCGCAACGATCGCCGCGCCGAGATCAATACCAACCGCGTCAGCCGCATTCGCTCCTTCGTCAAGAAGGTCGAAGCCGCTCTCGAGGGTGGTGACAAGACCGCAGCGGCCGACGCGCTCAAGGCTGCACAGCCCGAACTGGCACGCGGCGTTGCTCGCGGCGTGCTTCACAAGAACACCGCGTCGCGTAAGCTTTCGCGCCTGACCAAGCGCGTCGCAGCGCTCTGA
- the dapB gene encoding 4-hydroxy-tetrahydrodipicolinate reductase has product MTRIGIIGSQGRMGQAIAAAIADAGEDLAGGVDQGGDVSAIAGAADILIDFSSPGALEGNLDAAIAAGLPIVIGTTGLEERHHWLIDAAAQSIPVLQTGNTSLGVTLLAHLVREAASRLGEDWDIEIVETHHRMKVDAPSGTAILLGEAAAQGRELTLADTAVRGRDGITGKREAGTIGFAALRGGTVAGDHTVHFLADNERLSFSHLAENRGIFAKGAVRAAQWLIGKAPGRYTMPEVLDL; this is encoded by the coding sequence GTGACACGAATCGGTATCATCGGCAGCCAGGGCCGCATGGGTCAGGCGATCGCGGCAGCCATCGCCGATGCGGGCGAAGATCTGGCGGGCGGCGTCGACCAGGGCGGTGACGTTTCAGCCATCGCTGGCGCAGCCGATATCCTGATCGACTTCTCCAGCCCCGGCGCGCTGGAAGGCAACCTTGATGCGGCAATCGCGGCTGGACTGCCGATCGTTATCGGCACCACCGGCCTTGAAGAACGCCACCACTGGCTGATCGATGCCGCCGCCCAGAGCATTCCCGTTTTGCAGACCGGCAACACCTCGCTCGGCGTCACCCTGCTCGCCCACCTCGTGCGTGAGGCGGCATCGCGGCTTGGCGAGGACTGGGACATCGAAATCGTCGAGACGCACCACCGCATGAAGGTGGACGCCCCATCGGGCACCGCGATCCTGCTGGGCGAAGCGGCGGCGCAGGGGCGCGAACTCACCCTGGCCGACACCGCAGTACGCGGGCGCGACGGTATCACCGGCAAGCGCGAGGCGGGCACCATCGGCTTTGCGGCTCTGCGCGGCGGCACCGTGGCGGGCGATCACACCGTGCATTTCCTTGCCGATAACGAGCGCCTGTCTTTTTCGCACCTTGCCGAGAACCGGGGCATCTTCGCCAAGGGCGCGGTGCGCGCGGCGCAGTGGCTGATCGGCAAGGCGCCCGGCCGCTACACGATGCCCGAGGTTCTGGACCTTTGA
- a CDS encoding NAD-dependent deacylase, whose amino-acid sequence MSDIRKIVILTGAGVSSESGIDTFRAEGGLWEQHRVEDVATPEAFERDPDLVLRFYDMRREAIQTKAPNAAHLALARLDAEWAGDLLIVTQNVDDLHERAGARRVLHMHGEHLSVWCTACDARSRWTETLIERPPCPECGEPALRPDIVWFGEMPYRMDDIFAALEDADLFVSIGTSGAVYPAAGFVRNARELGAATLELNLEPSQGTGWVDEARHGPATQVVSDWVEEILGPPR is encoded by the coding sequence ATGTCCGATATCCGCAAGATCGTGATCCTCACCGGCGCGGGCGTTTCCTCCGAGAGCGGCATCGACACCTTCCGCGCCGAAGGCGGCCTGTGGGAGCAGCACCGGGTCGAGGACGTAGCCACGCCCGAAGCCTTCGAGCGCGATCCAGACCTCGTGTTGCGGTTCTACGACATGCGGCGAGAGGCGATCCAGACCAAAGCCCCCAACGCCGCTCACCTCGCTCTGGCCAGGCTGGACGCCGAATGGGCCGGAGACCTGCTTATCGTCACCCAGAACGTCGACGACCTGCACGAGCGCGCCGGGGCCAGGCGCGTCCTGCACATGCATGGCGAACACCTGAGCGTCTGGTGCACCGCCTGCGATGCGCGCTCACGCTGGACCGAAACGCTGATCGAGCGCCCGCCTTGCCCGGAATGCGGTGAACCAGCGCTACGCCCCGACATCGTGTGGTTCGGCGAGATGCCCTACCGGATGGACGATATCTTCGCCGCGCTGGAGGATGCCGATCTGTTCGTCTCCATCGGCACCTCGGGCGCGGTCTATCCCGCCGCTGGTTTCGTTCGCAACGCCCGCGAACTGGGTGCGGCGACGCTGGAACTCAACCTGGAGCCGAGCCAGGGCACGGGATGGGTCGACGAAGCGCGCCATGGCCCCGCGACGCAGGTGGTTTCGGACTGGGTGGAGGAGATACTTGGCCCTCCCCGGTAA